A region of Micromonospora sp. WMMD882 DNA encodes the following proteins:
- the cas2e gene encoding type I-E CRISPR-associated endoribonuclease Cas2e, with protein sequence MTVIILTACPEGLRGHLTQWLLEISAGVYVGHVNSRIRKRLWLKVVEMAGPGRALLVHQQPGEQRLSFEVHDHHWKPVDLDGVTLIRRPTDRRVFNPALPKGWSKAAKRRRFGRRPSTPPGQPPELPNQSEGKTMS encoded by the coding sequence ATGACGGTCATCATCCTCACCGCCTGCCCCGAAGGGCTGCGCGGGCACCTGACCCAGTGGCTGCTGGAGATCTCCGCCGGGGTGTACGTCGGACACGTCAACAGCCGGATCCGGAAACGGCTCTGGCTCAAGGTCGTGGAGATGGCCGGACCGGGCCGGGCGCTGCTGGTCCACCAGCAGCCGGGGGAGCAGCGACTCTCCTTCGAGGTGCACGACCACCACTGGAAACCGGTCGACCTCGACGGCGTCACCCTGATCCGCCGCCCCACGGACCGGCGGGTCTTCAACCCCGCGCTGCCCAAGGGATGGAGCAAGGCCGCCAAGCGTCGCCGCTTCGGGCGGCGGCCCTCAACACCGCCCGGCCAGCCGCCCGAACTTCCGAATCAAAGTGAAGGAAAAACCATGAGTTGA